A section of the Agromyces aurantiacus genome encodes:
- a CDS encoding FHA domain-containing protein, with translation MSEPDFIVPPPGLVPDEPEPEAGETPDGTVRASRRLPAFRPVGSVPPAVDRIAPPPSAVPSALPLPPGPPAPPAAPPDEPPPAERSAAAPAPSFPPVAPVAPVSGAGARPPAFAPARIAGPDPSGPVPPSADSARAWRLRTADGVEFTVRSRAVVGRDPLPSAVHGGGTPVAVPDPARSMSKTHALLEVEGDRLLVTDLRSTNGVRIWPEGGDAIELRPGAPTPVPLDAVLLLGDVAFLVDLVPGTGS, from the coding sequence GTGAGCGAGCCCGACTTCATCGTGCCCCCGCCGGGGCTCGTCCCCGACGAGCCCGAGCCCGAGGCGGGCGAGACGCCCGACGGCACGGTGCGGGCGAGCCGGCGGCTGCCCGCCTTCCGCCCGGTCGGCTCGGTGCCGCCCGCGGTCGATCGGATCGCGCCGCCCCCATCGGCCGTGCCGTCGGCGCTGCCGTTGCCGCCCGGGCCGCCCGCGCCGCCGGCGGCGCCCCCGGACGAGCCGCCTCCGGCCGAGCGCAGCGCGGCCGCACCCGCTCCCTCGTTCCCTCCGGTCGCCCCGGTCGCGCCGGTCTCCGGCGCCGGCGCGCGGCCACCCGCGTTCGCGCCGGCGCGGATCGCCGGTCCGGACCCGTCCGGCCCGGTTCCGCCGTCCGCCGACTCCGCCCGTGCGTGGCGGTTGCGGACCGCCGACGGCGTCGAGTTCACGGTGCGCTCGCGCGCGGTCGTCGGACGCGATCCCCTCCCCAGTGCGGTGCACGGCGGTGGCACGCCCGTCGCCGTGCCCGACCCGGCCCGGTCGATGTCGAAGACCCACGCGCTGCTCGAGGTCGAGGGCGACCGCCTGCTCGTCACCGACCTGCGCTCGACCAACGGCGTGCGCATCTGGCCCGAGGGCGGCGACGCGATCGAGTTGCGCCCGGGCGCACCGACGCCGGTCCCGCTCGACGCCGTCCTCCTCCTCGGCGACGTGGCCTTCCTCGTCGACCTGGTGCCGGGCACCGGATCCTGA